In Mycobacterium sp. Aquia_213, the sequence ACAATCCGAGACCGGTTGGCGCGGTTGCGGTTCCCCGCCGTCTTCTGCGGGGGGTCGGGGTGCAATGGTGTGTGCGCTTGCTGCGTTGGCTCGCTCGGGAATGAGTCCACTTGGGTGGGGGCAGTGGCACTGGCGGGGTGTGACTCCACACTCGGATCCGGTCGATGTAGCGGCACCGTGATCGCATCGCGCGCGGCGCGCGCCATATCCACCGGGGTGGCGTAGCGCTGCGCAGGGTCCTTGGCCATGCCAGTGGCGATGACCGCATCGAATGCCGGCGGCGCGCCGCAGTCAGACGGGCGCGGCGGCGGCTCCGACAGATGTCCTGCCAGTTGTTGCTCGATGCTGTCACCCGGAAATGGGGCGCCTCCCGTCAAGCACTCATAGAGCACGCAGGCGAGCGCGTAGATGTCCGAGCGCGCATCGGCCTGACCGACCCGGAAGCGCTCCGGTGCCATGTAGCGCAGCGTGCCGACGACCGCGTCCGTCCCCGTCAAACCGGTCTCGCCCAGAACCCGCGCGATCCCGAAATCGATCAGATACGCAAAGTCGTTTTCATCGAGCAAGATGTTGGAGGGCTTGATATCCCGATGTACCAATCCAATCTTGTGCGCGGCATACACGGCGTGGGCCACCTGCTCGACGATGTGCACCGCGCGTGAGGGAGCCATCGCACCGGAGGCCAGCACGGTCGCCAGGTCGCGGCCGTCAATCAGCCGCATGTCGACGAATAGCCGCCCGTCGATCTCGCCGTAGGTGTGAATTGGCACCACGTGCGGGTTGTTCAACCGTGCCGCTGAGTGGGCCTCGCGACGGAATCGCTGTTGAAACGTTCTGTCCGCAGCAAAATGCGCCGCGAGCACTTTCAGCGCGACTATCCGATCGGTGACGGTGTCGTATGCTCGCCAGACCTCGCCCATGCCGCCTCGGCCGAGCAAATTGATGAGGCGGTACGGGCCGAACGGGGTCCCCTCCATGGAAACCTCCCGACGGCAGCAATTCAGCAACACCATAGTCCACCGCCGGTGCGGCAGACGTGGCAACCGATGTGCCTGCGCGACGGTCCACCGATGAATTTCTGGCGCGCCGTTCGTCATACCTTTGAATGGATAAATCGACAGCAAAGGACAAGTCATGACCGCCGACGCCGAACGCTACGTCGTCACACGCACCATCGCCTCCAGGCCGGAACAGATCTTCGCCGTTCTTGCCGATCCCGTTCGCCACCAGAACACCGAGCCCGGCGACTGGGTGCGCGACGCGAAGGATGCGGCACCCATTAGCGGCACCGGACAGATCTTCGCGATGAACATGTACCTCGAGCAGGCCGGCGGGCACTACATGACCTACAACCTCGTGAACGTATTCGACGAAGACCATGCCATCGGGTGGATGCCGGGCGTGCTTGATGACACCGGCAACCACACCCCCGGCGGTTGGTCGTGGCGGTACGACCTCGCTCCAAACGCCGACGGCACGGACGTCACGCTCACCTATGACTGGAGCGGTACGACGCAGGATTTCCGCGAGCGGGTCGGCGCGATGCCCATCTTTCCGGCGGACTACCTCGCCGCGTCGCTGGCGACATTAGAGCGATACGTCGCGAATTAGTCGCGATCCCCCACCTCGGCCGGAATCAGCCGGGCGGTACCAGTGGCGGACGACATGTGTTGGCGCCCGGATCCCACCACCAGCCGTTGTCGCATGCCAATGGTTGTGGTCCGACGCCCAGCGGACGACACAAATTGGCCGTCGGGTCCCACCACTGCCCCGCGTCACATGCCAACGGTTGGGGCCCGACACCGAGCGGCCGGCAGACCTTGCCCGTCGGGTCCCACCACTGGCCATCGGCGCAGTCGGCCGAACTCACCGCGGGCGTCGCGATCGTCGTGACCGCCA encodes:
- a CDS encoding ATPase, producing MTADAERYVVTRTIASRPEQIFAVLADPVRHQNTEPGDWVRDAKDAAPISGTGQIFAMNMYLEQAGGHYMTYNLVNVFDEDHAIGWMPGVLDDTGNHTPGGWSWRYDLAPNADGTDVTLTYDWSGTTQDFRERVGAMPIFPADYLAASLATLERYVAN